The Williamsia sp. DF01-3 genome has a window encoding:
- the rpe gene encoding ribulose-phosphate 3-epimerase, which translates to MSNQPMIAPSILSADFARLGAEADAVTGADWLHVDVMDGHFVPNLTLGLPVVQSLLKSTDIPIDCHLMIEDPKRWAPGYAEAGAHNVTFHAEATDDPVAVGRDIRAAGAKAGLSIKPGTSLDPYLEILKEFDTLLVMSVEPGFGGQSFIPDVLDKVRRIRKLVDSGELRVLVEIDGGINADTIEQAAAAGVDCFVAGSAVYGADDPAQAVESLRAQALSARQ; encoded by the coding sequence ATGTCGAATCAGCCGATGATCGCGCCGTCCATCCTGTCCGCCGACTTCGCCAGGCTCGGAGCCGAAGCAGATGCGGTCACCGGTGCCGATTGGCTACACGTCGATGTGATGGACGGTCACTTCGTCCCGAACCTCACTCTCGGCCTACCGGTGGTGCAAAGCCTGCTCAAGAGCACGGACATACCGATCGACTGCCACTTGATGATCGAGGACCCGAAGCGGTGGGCCCCGGGTTATGCCGAGGCGGGGGCACACAACGTCACCTTTCACGCGGAGGCCACCGACGATCCCGTGGCCGTGGGGCGCGACATCCGGGCCGCCGGAGCGAAGGCAGGTCTGAGTATCAAACCCGGCACGTCCCTCGACCCGTACCTCGAGATCCTCAAAGAGTTCGACACGTTGCTGGTGATGAGTGTCGAACCCGGTTTCGGCGGACAGTCGTTCATCCCTGACGTGCTCGACAAGGTCCGGCGGATCCGAAAGCTCGTTGACTCCGGAGAATTGCGGGTGCTCGTCGAGATCGACGGGGGCATCAACGCGGACACCATCGAACAAGCGGCCGCGGCCGGTGTCGATTGTTTTGTTGCAGGGTCGGCGGTCTACGGGGCCGATGACCCCGCACAAGCCGTCGAATCGCTTCGCGCACAGGCGCTCAGCGCTCGACAGTGA
- the uvrC gene encoding excinuclease ABC subunit UvrC — MPDPSTYRPAPGSIPTEPGVYKSRDIHHRVIYVGKAKSLRSRLTSYFADLSSLHPRTRQMVTTAASVEWTVVSTEVEALQLEYNWIKEFDPRFNVRYRDDKSYPMLAVTMAEEYPRLFVYRGPRRKGVRYFGPYSHAWAIRETLDLLTRVFPARTCSSGVFKRHKQIDRPCLLGYIDKCAAPCIGRVSAEEHRTIVEDFCDFLAGRTDRMINNLQGQMERASAELDFERAARLRDDIGALRRALERQAVVLGDGTDADLVAMDGDQLEVSVQVFHVRGGRVRGQRGWIVEKSGDDQMAEQVGQFLTQFYGEQVDQADSIDVEEGHAKADPVPREVLVQTLPPNVDEVREWLSSLRGSNVDLRIPQRGDKRALMETLARNAADALNQHKLKRAGDLTTRSAALTEIQDTLGLDTAPLRIECIDISHVQGTDVVASLVVFEDGLPRKSDYRHYAIREAAGDGRSDDVASIAEVTRRRFLRHRADVAAAAPVTTAAIGGGIAANGVVEVDPNGGDMAPEAAIDPKTGRPRKFAYPPNLFVVDGGAPQVHAAAAVLDELNITDVAVIGLAKRLEEVWVPGDDDPVIFPRTSEALFLLQRVRDEAHRFAISFHRSKRSKRMTASALDGVPGLGATRRAALVAHFGSVANLRQATIEQISEVPGIGQTTARAVQEALVEHNQGSEQTGSAR, encoded by the coding sequence GTGCCTGACCCGTCTACGTACCGCCCGGCTCCGGGGAGCATTCCCACCGAGCCCGGTGTGTACAAATCCCGGGACATCCACCATCGGGTGATCTACGTGGGCAAGGCGAAAAGTCTTCGTTCGCGACTGACCTCGTACTTCGCGGACCTGTCCTCACTGCACCCCCGTACGCGCCAGATGGTGACCACGGCGGCGTCGGTCGAGTGGACCGTGGTGTCCACCGAAGTCGAGGCACTGCAACTCGAATACAACTGGATCAAAGAGTTCGATCCGCGTTTCAACGTCCGCTACCGCGACGACAAGAGCTACCCGATGCTCGCCGTCACGATGGCCGAGGAATACCCACGGTTGTTCGTCTACCGCGGACCACGTCGCAAGGGGGTCCGCTACTTCGGACCCTATTCGCATGCCTGGGCGATTCGCGAGACGCTCGATCTGCTCACCCGGGTATTTCCTGCGCGCACGTGTTCCTCGGGAGTGTTCAAGCGGCACAAGCAGATCGACCGACCTTGTCTGCTGGGTTACATCGACAAGTGCGCGGCCCCGTGCATCGGGCGCGTCAGCGCAGAAGAACACCGAACCATCGTCGAGGACTTCTGCGACTTCCTCGCCGGGCGCACCGATCGCATGATCAACAACCTCCAGGGCCAGATGGAACGCGCCTCGGCGGAGCTGGACTTCGAGCGCGCAGCCCGGCTGCGCGACGACATCGGGGCCCTGCGGCGGGCACTCGAACGGCAGGCCGTGGTGCTCGGAGACGGCACCGATGCCGATCTCGTGGCCATGGACGGCGACCAGCTCGAGGTGTCGGTGCAGGTCTTCCATGTTCGTGGTGGCCGCGTCCGTGGTCAGCGGGGGTGGATCGTGGAGAAGTCCGGCGACGACCAGATGGCCGAACAGGTCGGACAGTTCCTCACGCAGTTCTACGGCGAGCAGGTCGATCAAGCCGACTCGATCGACGTGGAGGAGGGCCACGCGAAGGCCGACCCGGTACCCCGGGAGGTGCTGGTCCAGACGCTGCCCCCGAACGTCGACGAAGTCCGTGAGTGGCTCTCGAGCCTGCGGGGGAGCAATGTGGACCTGCGCATCCCCCAACGCGGTGACAAACGGGCGCTGATGGAGACCCTGGCGCGCAACGCCGCCGACGCCCTCAACCAGCACAAGCTCAAGCGTGCGGGCGACCTGACGACCCGGTCGGCTGCCCTCACCGAGATCCAGGACACCCTCGGCCTCGACACCGCGCCGCTGCGAATCGAATGTATCGACATCTCGCACGTGCAGGGCACGGACGTGGTTGCATCGTTGGTGGTGTTCGAAGACGGCCTGCCACGCAAGTCCGACTATCGGCACTACGCGATCCGTGAGGCCGCCGGGGACGGCCGGTCCGACGATGTCGCGTCGATTGCCGAGGTCACGCGCCGACGCTTCCTGCGCCACCGTGCCGATGTCGCGGCCGCGGCTCCGGTGACAACCGCGGCGATCGGCGGGGGCATCGCGGCCAACGGCGTCGTCGAGGTGGATCCGAACGGGGGAGACATGGCGCCGGAAGCGGCGATCGACCCGAAGACGGGGCGCCCGCGCAAGTTCGCCTACCCACCGAATCTGTTTGTCGTGGACGGCGGCGCGCCACAGGTGCATGCGGCCGCGGCGGTCCTGGACGAGTTGAACATCACCGATGTCGCGGTGATCGGTCTGGCCAAACGGCTCGAAGAGGTATGGGTGCCCGGCGACGACGATCCGGTCATCTTCCCCCGGACCAGCGAAGCCCTCTTCCTGCTGCAGCGCGTACGCGATGAGGCGCACCGGTTCGCGATCAGCTTCCATCGCAGCAAGCGCAGCAAACGGATGACCGCCTCGGCACTCGACGGCGTGCCCGGGTTGGGAGCAACCCGGCGTGCCGCTCTCGTCGCGCACTTCGGGTCGGTGGCCAATCTCCGGCAGGCCACCATCGAACAGATCTCCGAGGTCCCCGGGATCGGCCAGACCACCGCTCGAGCGGTGCAAGAGGCACTTGTCGAACATAATCAGGGCAGTGAACAGACAGGATCCGCCAGGTGA
- the ribD gene encoding bifunctional diaminohydroxyphosphoribosylaminopyrimidine deaminase/5-amino-6-(5-phosphoribosylamino)uracil reductase RibD codes for MHRAMSESIGARGLSTPNPPVGAVILDADGNVAGVGHTREAGGPHAEVVALGQAGDRAAGGTAVVTLEPCNHTGRTGPCSEALIAAGIRVVHYAVADPNPVATGGHQRLEAAGIEVHGGVCADTVAAGPLREWLFRQEHGRPMVTAKFAASVDGRVAAPDGSSQWITGPAARERVHDERAQIDAIVVGTGTVLADDPSLTARYPDGSLREHQPLRVVVGSSAIPPQAKVFDGRARTIRVREHEPAAVVEALAELSNVQIEGGSRLLGAFFAAGLVDRVQAYVAPLVIGGGLAAITDNTVTTLQQARRFSTDRVETLGDDVLLTLTATR; via the coding sequence ATGCACCGCGCGATGAGTGAATCGATCGGTGCGCGCGGACTGAGCACGCCGAACCCGCCGGTCGGCGCGGTGATCTTGGACGCGGACGGAAACGTCGCCGGGGTCGGACACACCAGGGAGGCCGGGGGCCCGCACGCCGAGGTGGTCGCTCTCGGGCAGGCAGGAGACAGAGCTGCGGGTGGGACCGCGGTGGTGACCCTCGAGCCGTGCAATCACACCGGGCGAACCGGACCGTGTTCTGAGGCACTGATCGCCGCCGGCATCAGAGTCGTTCATTACGCGGTCGCCGACCCCAACCCCGTTGCCACGGGAGGACATCAGCGACTCGAGGCTGCGGGGATCGAGGTCCACGGCGGCGTGTGCGCCGACACGGTTGCCGCCGGCCCACTGCGCGAATGGTTGTTCCGTCAGGAGCACGGCCGTCCGATGGTGACCGCCAAGTTCGCCGCATCCGTCGACGGACGGGTCGCTGCGCCCGACGGCTCGAGTCAGTGGATCACGGGTCCGGCCGCACGTGAGCGTGTGCACGACGAACGTGCGCAGATCGACGCGATCGTCGTCGGCACGGGCACAGTACTGGCCGACGACCCGAGCCTCACCGCGAGGTACCCCGACGGCTCACTCCGGGAACACCAGCCGCTGCGAGTTGTCGTCGGATCGTCGGCCATCCCGCCACAGGCAAAGGTGTTCGACGGTCGAGCGCGCACCATCCGCGTTCGTGAGCACGAACCGGCAGCCGTGGTGGAGGCCCTGGCCGAGCTGAGCAATGTGCAGATCGAGGGCGGATCACGGTTGCTCGGTGCGTTCTTCGCGGCGGGTCTGGTCGACCGGGTGCAGGCGTATGTCGCCCCCCTGGTGATCGGCGGGGGACTCGCGGCCATCACGGACAACACCGTCACCACCCTGCAACAGGCGAGGCGATTTTCGACCGATCGTGTGGAGACACTCGGTGACGACGTTCTGCTCACCCTGACCGCAACCCGCTGA
- the ribH gene encoding 6,7-dimethyl-8-ribityllumazine synthase, with product MSGAGEPELELGDASSLRLAIVASQWHSTICESLLSGATTAAAKAGIDAPTVIRVAGAIELPVIVQALARTHDAVVALGVVIKGETPHFEYVCDAVTAGLTRVSLDESTPVGNGVLTTLDEQQALDRAGLPESKEDKGAQAATAAIASALTLRTLARDDNPAEVR from the coding sequence ATGAGCGGCGCCGGAGAACCCGAACTCGAACTCGGTGACGCGAGCAGTCTGCGCTTGGCGATCGTTGCCTCGCAATGGCATTCGACCATCTGCGAATCGCTGCTGAGCGGCGCCACCACGGCCGCGGCCAAGGCCGGGATCGATGCCCCGACGGTGATCCGAGTGGCCGGTGCCATCGAATTGCCCGTCATCGTGCAGGCGCTGGCACGTACCCATGATGCCGTCGTGGCCCTCGGAGTGGTCATCAAGGGCGAGACGCCTCACTTCGAATACGTCTGCGATGCGGTCACCGCAGGTCTGACCCGGGTGTCACTCGACGAATCGACCCCCGTCGGCAACGGGGTGCTGACCACGCTGGACGAACAGCAGGCACTCGACCGCGCCGGACTTCCCGAGTCGAAAGAGGACAAGGGCGCCCAGGCTGCCACCGCGGCGATCGCGTCGGCGCTGACCTTGCGGACACTCGCCCGAGACGACAACCCGGCCGAGGTCCGATGA
- a CDS encoding riboflavin synthase, with the protein MFTGIVEERGSIVEREDLSDAARFTVRGPLVTSDAGHGDSIAVNGVCLTVVELRPGGEFTVDVMAETLSRSSLATVSPGSPVNLERAMPAGGRFGGHIVQGHVDGVGTVQTVNQAENWTVVRIGTTTAVARYIVEKGSITVDGVSLTVSAIGPDWFEISLIPTTLDLTTLGAAVPGVVVNLEVDVIAKYVERLAAIGVQR; encoded by the coding sequence ATGTTCACCGGAATCGTCGAAGAACGCGGCAGTATCGTCGAGCGTGAAGACCTGTCCGACGCGGCGCGGTTCACCGTTCGCGGGCCGCTGGTCACCAGCGATGCCGGTCACGGTGACTCGATCGCCGTCAACGGCGTCTGTCTGACCGTGGTCGAACTGCGGCCCGGCGGGGAGTTCACCGTCGATGTGATGGCCGAGACCCTCAGTCGCAGTTCACTGGCCACCGTCAGTCCCGGCAGCCCCGTCAACCTCGAGCGTGCGATGCCTGCCGGTGGCCGTTTCGGCGGACACATCGTGCAGGGGCACGTCGACGGTGTCGGCACCGTCCAGACCGTGAACCAGGCCGAGAACTGGACCGTCGTGCGGATCGGCACCACGACAGCGGTTGCCCGCTACATCGTCGAAAAGGGCTCGATCACCGTCGACGGCGTGTCACTGACCGTTTCGGCCATCGGACCCGACTGGTTCGAGATCTCGCTCATCCCAACCACTCTCGATCTGACGACGCTGGGTGCGGCCGTCCCGGGGGTGGTCGTTAACCTGGAGGTCGACGTGATCGCCAAATACGTCGAACGGCTAGCCGCGATCGGAGTACAGCGATGA
- a CDS encoding bifunctional 3,4-dihydroxy-2-butanone-4-phosphate synthase/GTP cyclohydrolase II, with amino-acid sequence MNSPTDEVDDLRQTTRFDTVERAIADIAAGKAVVVVDDEDRENEGDLIFAAEKATPELVAFMVRYTSGYLCVPLDGADCDRLGLPPMYSMNQDKHGTAYTVTVDAREGIGTGISASDRAATMRLLADPASTAGDFTRPGHVVPLRAKEGGVLRRPGHTEAAVDLARMADLSPAGVICEIVSQKDEGAMAQTPELRVFADEHDLALISIADLIAWRRRHEKHVVRVADARIPTAHGTFRAVGYTSIYDDVEHVALVLGDIAGADGEGNDVLVRVHSECLTGDVFGSLRCDCGPQLDAALEMVADEGRGIVLYMRGHEGRGIGLLHKLQAYQLQDAGSDTVDANLELGLPADSRDYGLGAQILVDLGVSSMRLLTNNPAKRVGLDGYGLHVTERVPMPVRPNAENLRYLRTKRDRMGHDLVGLEDDPGHPFNVSGGNPA; translated from the coding sequence ATGAACAGTCCAACGGACGAGGTCGACGACCTGCGCCAGACCACCAGGTTCGACACGGTGGAGCGCGCCATCGCCGACATCGCTGCCGGAAAAGCCGTTGTCGTCGTGGACGACGAGGACCGGGAGAACGAAGGCGATCTGATCTTCGCGGCCGAGAAGGCCACCCCCGAACTCGTGGCCTTCATGGTCCGCTACACCTCGGGTTACCTGTGTGTGCCACTCGACGGTGCCGACTGTGACCGCCTCGGGCTTCCGCCGATGTACTCGATGAACCAGGACAAGCACGGCACCGCCTACACAGTGACGGTTGATGCCCGCGAGGGAATCGGAACAGGCATCAGCGCATCGGACCGCGCCGCCACCATGCGCCTGCTGGCCGACCCGGCGAGCACGGCGGGGGACTTCACCAGGCCCGGTCACGTGGTTCCCCTGCGCGCCAAGGAGGGCGGCGTGCTGCGTCGCCCCGGCCACACCGAGGCCGCGGTCGATCTGGCTCGGATGGCCGATCTGTCGCCTGCCGGGGTGATCTGCGAGATCGTCAGCCAGAAGGACGAGGGCGCGATGGCCCAGACCCCGGAACTGCGCGTGTTCGCCGACGAACACGACCTCGCGCTGATCTCCATCGCCGACCTGATCGCCTGGCGGCGTCGCCATGAGAAGCATGTGGTGCGGGTGGCCGATGCCAGGATCCCGACGGCGCACGGCACTTTCCGGGCCGTCGGTTACACCAGCATCTACGACGATGTCGAACACGTCGCGCTGGTACTGGGCGACATCGCCGGCGCAGACGGTGAGGGCAACGACGTGCTGGTACGCGTCCACTCCGAATGTCTGACCGGCGATGTCTTCGGGTCGCTGCGTTGTGATTGCGGTCCCCAGCTCGACGCCGCCCTGGAGATGGTGGCCGACGAAGGCCGGGGGATCGTCCTCTACATGCGGGGCCACGAGGGTCGCGGCATCGGTCTGCTGCACAAGCTGCAGGCCTATCAGCTGCAGGATGCCGGGTCGGACACGGTCGACGCCAACCTCGAGCTGGGTCTGCCTGCCGACTCTCGCGACTACGGTCTGGGGGCACAGATTCTCGTCGATCTGGGTGTGTCGTCGATGCGGTTGCTGACGAACAACCCGGCGAAGCGGGTGGGCCTCGACGGTTACGGCCTGCACGTCACCGAACGAGTGCCGATGCCCGTGCGTCCCAACGCCGAGAACCTGCGGTACCTGCGGACCAAGCGTGACCGGATGGGTCACGACCTGGTCGGACTCGAAGACGACCCGGGCCACCCCTTCAACGTGAGTGGAGGCAACCCCGCATGA
- a CDS encoding primosomal protein N': MLGLAHLDRPFDYQVQDAQHLDAQPGVRVRVRFSGRLVDGYILDRIEASDHPGKLGWLERVVSPEPVLTPELATLARAVADRYAGTMTDVLRLAIPPRHARTEQTVGAPPGTPRPPTVDVDGWKPYEHAESYLAAVADGKAARAAWQAVPGEDWPRRLAELACHTVIAGRSAIIVVPDQRDLVRLEAACEPILGDRVVSLSAGLGPSARYRRWLRALRGQASVVIGTRSAVFTPIPDLGLICVWDDGDDSLCDPRAPYPHTREVAVLRSHSDKCALVLGGVARTAETQALVDAGWAHDLTASRSVVRERSPRISALSDEDNRVARDPLARSARIPAVAFDAARAAVAADAPVLFSVPRRGYLPSLACERCRSHVRCRRCHGPMQADGPVPTDGAGPDSNSVGLLSCRWCGHPDADFRCTECGFTKVRALTTGARRTAEELGRAFPGVPVLTSGGDKIVDSIGSGPRVVVSTPGAEPVAEDGYGAAILLDTWAQLDRTELRAGEEAVRRWLSAAMLVRPHGRGGAVVIVADAGLGPVQSVIRWDPVGFAENEVAQRTELGFPPAVTMASIDGAGPAIVAFAETVHLPPGGEVLGPVELPAGVRLPSGLNRDEISDPQRILLRCKRSQGRELAAALHAAQVGRNAQHDSQPIRVQMDPPTIG; the protein is encoded by the coding sequence ATGCTCGGGCTGGCCCATCTGGACCGGCCGTTCGATTACCAGGTACAAGATGCCCAGCACCTGGACGCCCAGCCGGGTGTCCGGGTGCGGGTGCGTTTTTCCGGCCGTCTCGTCGACGGGTACATACTCGACCGCATCGAGGCCAGCGACCATCCCGGCAAGCTCGGGTGGCTCGAGAGGGTGGTGTCGCCGGAACCGGTTCTGACCCCGGAGTTGGCCACGTTGGCGCGGGCGGTCGCCGATCGGTACGCGGGCACCATGACAGATGTTCTGCGGCTGGCCATCCCGCCCCGCCATGCGCGCACCGAGCAGACCGTGGGTGCCCCGCCAGGCACCCCCAGGCCCCCGACCGTCGATGTAGACGGATGGAAACCATACGAGCATGCAGAGTCGTACCTTGCTGCTGTCGCTGATGGCAAAGCCGCGCGGGCGGCATGGCAGGCGGTGCCCGGGGAGGACTGGCCCCGGCGACTGGCCGAGCTCGCATGCCACACGGTGATCGCCGGCCGCAGCGCCATCATCGTGGTGCCCGACCAGCGCGATCTGGTACGGCTCGAAGCAGCGTGCGAGCCGATCTTGGGTGACCGGGTGGTGTCGTTGTCCGCGGGATTGGGCCCTTCGGCACGGTATCGGCGGTGGTTGCGAGCACTGCGCGGGCAGGCCTCGGTGGTGATCGGCACCCGGAGCGCAGTGTTCACGCCGATTCCCGACCTCGGACTGATCTGCGTGTGGGACGACGGGGACGACAGCCTGTGCGATCCCCGTGCGCCGTATCCCCATACCCGCGAAGTGGCGGTCCTGCGGTCGCACAGCGACAAATGCGCACTGGTCCTCGGTGGTGTCGCTCGTACGGCCGAGACACAGGCCCTCGTCGATGCCGGCTGGGCTCACGACCTCACCGCGTCACGTTCGGTGGTCCGTGAACGATCCCCCCGCATCTCGGCCCTCTCCGACGAGGACAACCGGGTGGCCCGTGATCCGCTTGCTCGCTCGGCCCGAATCCCGGCCGTCGCGTTCGATGCGGCCCGCGCCGCCGTGGCCGCCGACGCCCCCGTGCTCTTCAGCGTGCCCAGGCGCGGTTATCTACCGTCGCTGGCCTGTGAACGGTGCCGTTCGCATGTACGTTGCCGTCGATGCCACGGACCGATGCAGGCAGACGGGCCGGTGCCGACCGATGGTGCCGGGCCCGACAGCAACTCGGTGGGTTTGTTGAGCTGCAGGTGGTGTGGTCATCCCGATGCCGACTTCCGTTGCACAGAATGCGGTTTCACGAAGGTGAGGGCGCTGACGACGGGGGCTCGCCGGACGGCCGAAGAACTGGGCCGCGCATTCCCGGGGGTTCCCGTCCTGACCTCGGGCGGAGACAAGATCGTCGACAGCATCGGCAGCGGTCCCCGTGTTGTGGTCAGTACCCCGGGCGCCGAGCCCGTTGCCGAAGACGGTTACGGCGCCGCCATCCTGCTGGACACGTGGGCGCAGCTCGACCGCACCGAACTGCGAGCCGGCGAAGAGGCGGTTCGCCGCTGGCTGTCCGCCGCCATGCTCGTACGTCCCCACGGGCGTGGGGGAGCAGTGGTGATCGTCGCCGACGCGGGACTCGGCCCGGTGCAGTCGGTGATCCGTTGGGACCCCGTCGGCTTCGCCGAGAACGAGGTGGCGCAGCGGACCGAACTCGGCTTCCCGCCTGCGGTCACGATGGCCTCGATCGACGGCGCCGGTCCGGCCATCGTCGCCTTTGCCGAAACCGTCCACCTCCCGCCGGGTGGTGAGGTGCTCGGTCCGGTGGAGCTACCCGCCGGCGTGCGGTTGCCCTCTGGTCTCAATCGCGACGAGATCTCCGACCCGCAGCGAATACTGCTGCGCTGTAAGAGATCTCAAGGTCGAGAACTGGCTGCTGCGCTTCATGCAGCTCAGGTCGGCCGGAATGCACAACACGATTCACAGCCGATCAGGGTGCAGATGGATCCGCCCACCATCGGCTAG
- a CDS encoding RsmB/NOP family class I SAM-dependent RNA methyltransferase, translated as MNRPVDDQEHTPIDPARQAAVEVLAAVRERDAYANLVLPKMLRDRKITGRDAALATELTYGTSRAVGLLDQIISDVAKRPVEEIDGVVLDVLRLGAYQLLRTRIGAHAAVSTSVDLVRSRAGHGPVGFANAVLRKISQRTEELWVDALAPSISEDVVGHLAFQYAHPRWIAEVFADALGGSAGALQAALAADDERPSTHLVARPGMITADELAAVTGGDVGRYSPYCVYLDSGDPGDIEPIREGLAGVQDEGSQLVARALAIAPLDGDDAGRWLDLCAGPGGKAALLGALADIDGARVTAVEKAPHRAELIRKATRELPVDVIVGDGRDPGLESGFDRVLVDAPCTGLGALRRRPEARWRRNPGDVPDLVALQKQLLASAVDQLRPGGVVVYSTCSPHPAETREVADWAVAELPVTALDTRDLVPVDDLTGGPYVQLWPHLHGTDAMFFAALRKN; from the coding sequence ATGAACCGCCCCGTTGACGATCAGGAACACACCCCGATAGATCCGGCCCGGCAGGCTGCCGTGGAGGTGCTGGCCGCTGTGCGCGAGCGCGACGCCTACGCCAACCTGGTACTGCCGAAGATGCTGCGGGACCGCAAGATCACCGGCCGCGACGCTGCCCTGGCCACCGAACTGACCTACGGCACCAGCCGTGCGGTGGGGTTGCTCGACCAGATTATCTCCGACGTCGCGAAAAGGCCTGTCGAGGAGATCGACGGGGTGGTCCTCGATGTGCTGCGGTTGGGTGCATACCAACTGTTGCGGACGCGGATCGGCGCGCATGCCGCCGTCTCGACGTCGGTGGATCTCGTCCGGTCCCGCGCCGGTCACGGACCTGTGGGTTTCGCAAATGCAGTGCTACGCAAGATCTCTCAGCGCACCGAAGAGCTGTGGGTGGACGCGCTCGCACCGTCGATCAGTGAAGACGTCGTCGGTCATCTGGCATTTCAGTACGCTCATCCGCGCTGGATCGCCGAGGTGTTCGCCGACGCGCTCGGTGGTTCGGCGGGTGCTCTGCAGGCCGCGCTGGCTGCGGACGACGAGCGCCCGTCGACCCATCTGGTCGCCCGGCCGGGCATGATCACCGCCGACGAACTCGCCGCCGTCACCGGAGGTGACGTGGGTCGCTACTCGCCCTACTGCGTGTACCTCGACAGCGGCGATCCCGGCGACATCGAACCGATCCGTGAAGGTCTGGCCGGCGTCCAGGACGAAGGCAGTCAACTGGTGGCCCGCGCGCTGGCGATCGCTCCACTCGACGGCGACGACGCCGGTCGATGGCTTGATCTGTGCGCCGGTCCCGGTGGCAAGGCGGCTTTGCTCGGCGCTCTTGCCGACATAGACGGTGCACGGGTCACCGCGGTCGAGAAGGCCCCGCACCGCGCCGAATTGATCCGTAAGGCAACCCGGGAGCTACCCGTCGACGTGATCGTCGGCGACGGGCGTGACCCAGGCCTGGAGTCCGGTTTCGACCGTGTACTGGTGGACGCCCCGTGCACCGGCCTCGGTGCCCTCCGGCGCCGGCCAGAGGCCCGGTGGCGACGCAACCCAGGTGACGTTCCCGATCTCGTCGCGCTGCAGAAGCAGTTGCTGGCGTCGGCGGTGGACCAGCTGCGGCCGGGTGGTGTGGTGGTCTACTCCACGTGCTCACCACACCCGGCCGAAACCCGCGAGGTGGCGGATTGGGCGGTCGCCGAGTTGCCGGTGACCGCACTGGACACCCGTGACCTGGTACCCGTCGACGATCTGACCGGAGGGCCGTACGTGCAGCTCTGGCCTCACCTGCACGGCACCGACGCCATGTTCTTCGCGGCGCTCCGCAAGAACTGA
- a CDS encoding PH domain-containing protein, translating into MTTNTSGSQGEDRWQLVYKPRKSPRYAIVAAAAIIIAFIVIAALLRVSDTGAYFRTSDQVAMALIGCVIGGSLLTMTRARIRVGAEGVAVRNLLQERIFDWSIVRGVWYPDSANWARLELPDDEHVPVLAIQANDGEKAIAAMNEFRALRDRYTRDPER; encoded by the coding sequence GTGACCACGAACACGTCCGGCAGCCAGGGCGAGGATCGTTGGCAGCTGGTGTACAAACCGCGGAAGTCACCGCGCTACGCGATCGTTGCTGCCGCGGCCATCATCATCGCCTTCATCGTGATCGCAGCGCTGTTGCGGGTCTCGGATACGGGGGCGTATTTCCGCACCTCCGACCAGGTCGCCATGGCGTTGATCGGTTGTGTGATCGGTGGGTCGCTCCTGACCATGACCCGCGCCCGCATCAGAGTCGGGGCCGAGGGCGTCGCGGTTCGGAACCTGTTGCAGGAGCGCATCTTCGACTGGAGCATCGTGCGTGGTGTCTGGTATCCGGACAGTGCGAACTGGGCACGCCTGGAGCTCCCGGACGACGAACACGTCCCGGTTCTGGCCATCCAGGCCAACGACGGCGAGAAGGCGATCGCGGCCATGAACGAGTTCCGAGCTCTGCGCGACCGATACACCCGCGACCCTGAACGCTGA